CAATACCCAGCCTTATGCTCCTAGCTTCCAGCCTAGCTGTACTAGCCGGAACCAGGCTCAGAGCCAGGATGAGCCCGGTTGAGGTACTTGGCTCGGCTATAGCGTTCTACTCTTTCGCACTTGCTTCACTTGCCGCCCGCGGCGCAGTGCTTGACATAGATCCGCGTGGTAAGGGGCTGCTGCCCTGGATTCTGGTGGCGCTTTCGGCTGGGCTAGGCCTCTTGTCGGCTCTATCTACGCTAGAGAAGCCCCGCAGGGGCATAGCTGCTTTCATGGGGCTGCTAAGCGGCGTGGGCCTCGTGGCTCTTGGCTACTGGCTGCTCATAGAGACGCGTGTCGGAACGCCATTGTACAGTGATGCTCTAGGCTCTGCACTGCTTGCTCTGCTGCTCACCGGCGTCGCTATAGCATCTGGGCTGTCTCCGTACCTCGTCATGGCAGCTGGTATACTGGCCGGTCTCTTTGCTAGCCGCTCGCTACTGGCAGGCGGTGTGCCATACATCGCGTGTACTGGTAACTGTGGCTCGCTCGCTGTGGCGTGGCTTATCTTCTCGGTTATCGTGGCTCTGCCCCGGCTATACCTAGAGGCTGCTGAGATGCATGATAGGATACGCTCAGCGGACGTAAACGTGGCCCTATCACCCCCTGTGCTGGCATCTGCTTCAGTGCTTGCCGCTGGGATTGCAGCGTGGGTGGCGGCTCAAGGCACTGTGGGTATAGCCCCTATGGCGGTCGTTGGTATACTTGCTGCAGCTGCTGCTGTCGGCTCTGCTGCCGTAGCTGTACTCCTCGTTGGGGGCGCTGTTGCTGTCTACAGCCCGGTGCTAGGCCTCATCGCGGCTGCTGCTGTAGCTCTTGTATTCACAGTGCTGCGGGGCCGAAGCATCGGCTTCTTCTCGGCCCCGAAGAGCGTCCTCCCCGGGCTACTGCTCGTAGCCGTAGGGCTTGCAGCTGGAGGCTACATCGTCGCTACCCTGGGCCACGTGTCCGAAGCCAAGGCGTCTATTGAGGTGTCCGGCCTAGGCTCCCTGGCTCCCATACAGCCGCCGAGCGATGAAGCTACCCATGCGTTCTTCCAGCTCTACCTCGGCGTCAAGAACGAGACTATACTCTACGCTATCCTCGAGCCAACTGTGGGTGAAGAGGAGGCTCTAAGGATGGTTGAATTTGTCCATGCTATCAGGGTTGCTGCCGAGAAGAGAGGCATCCAGGACCCCTACAATATAACCGAGCTTGACATACCACGCGAGATGCCGAGCCTGAAAGCGGTACTCGATGTTAATGGCATGCACGTCCCCGTGGAGATACCTGCCTCTAGTGTACTGTACGGCCATCCCTTCAATACTAGGGTCATCCAGGCTGGGCTAGACCTCGTCTCTGTAGGGCTTCCCGGTAATGCTACGAGCGCGCTGACTAGCGCCTACCTTGGTATGATCTCTGACCCGGGCCTCGTGGATGGGGATGCTCTGCGCTACTCCTTATTCGCGGCCATGGCTGTTAGCTGGAGGGAGACGGGCTCGCTCAACATGACGGCTCAGCTGATGTTCGACATGTTGCTGGGCAACGTTTCCGGGTCCGGCACCGTAGTGGCGGGTGTTGATATTGCTAGGGCTCCGTTAGGGGTGCTAGCGCTAGCAGTATACGGGGCGTGTATAGTTGCCGCTCCCTTGGCTCCTATTTTTGCGCGCCGTAACTAAATTAAATGAATAATTGTTTGTGCTGAATGTATCGATATTTTTGAGACAAAGGCTAAAAGTATTGTCAATGCTTTTTCCTATAAAACCGGCGGAGGGGTGAAGCCGCCATGGACGCTAGGCAAGCTGCTAGAACAGTGGTAATAGTAGCTGTATTCTTAGTAGCGCTGCTAGGCTACTGGCGGCTGACGTTACCAGGCTACTTTGAAGGCATGAGCCTCTGTGGCGAGGGCTGCCATGTAACCAACACCCTCGACTACAAGAAGATTACACACCCGTTCTGGTGCATTGGCTGCCACGGATTCGGTGTCAAGAGCGAAATTATGCCGGGGATACCGCTGCAGCGAGACCCCGAGATAGAGATGCTTGTCGAGGAGCACGGTGAATGCGTCATGTGCCACAGTGTGCCCGGAGAATTCCACTGGAAGCACATCAACGCCACCGAGGAAGAACTAGCCAAACTAGGGCTAGAGCGTCCAGTGCAGTGTACAGACTGCCACACCACAGCCTATCACGGCGGCCACAAGGATATGCCTAAAGACGACTCGTGTCTCAAGTGCCATGATACTGAGAAGCTCCATCCAGACATGAATAAGAAGCTTGTCTCAGCGTGTACCAAGTGCCACTCCGAGGAGCCCGCGGTAGACTGGACTGTGTTCAGAAAGGGCCAGCTGGGCTATGGCTTCGTAGCCGATGCTGGCCTAGCTCTAGCCTCCGACATAGGTGTCGTGAAGTCTGTGGCTCCTGGCTGCCTCCTATGCCATAACACGCCGGAGGCACAGGGGCACATAAAGCATGTAGGCAAGAAGTACGAGGGTAGAGAAGTAGACTGTCTCGATTGCCACAGGAACGATATACCGCACGGCGAGAAAGTGGGAACCAGTGTATGTCTCGACTGCCACCAGCCCGGTGAAGTAAAGTGCCACGATGTTAACTTCGAAGAGTATCTCGTCGACTGCTACAAGTGCCACGGCGGCTTCAAGCTCGCCAACGAGACGCTATACCTAACCGGAGTCGGGTGTAGGGGCTGCCACGCTGATACACTCAAGAAGATAACAAGCCTAGGACTACACCTCAAACACACAAAGTACTTCAACTGCGATAAGTGCCACGACATCGAATCTGGCAGCCACAAAGCCTTCGTAGAGTCTGCCGGTGATGTGGAGAAGTGTCTAGAATGCCATACAGAGGCAGGAGGCGTAAAGCCAGAAGCACTCAAGGATATCAAATCCACGGTTGCGCTAACCTTCAGCGAGGACATAAAGCACGTAGACCTCGTGAAGAGGGCCGACGGTAACTGCTTCAAGTGCCACGATGAATGGTATGTCAGCGGCAAGCCCAAGGTATTCTACTACAAGGTGCAAGATAGTGATAAGGGCTAGCTTTTGCGCTACTTGTCCCGCCTTATGGTTAGAAACTTATGGTTAGAAAAGGATGTGTCCCCGGGGGTGCCGTGTAGGCCTTGAGCACGGTTAGGACCGAGGCCGCGGGTAGCCAGGCCCCCAGCTGGCTCCAGGAGCATCTGTGGCTCCGCCTACGCGCCTTATTCGACCTAGTGCTGCAGCTCAGCGTGCTCCGGCGCCGCCGTGATATAGGCGAATGGCTGGTTGTATGGCTTACATACCTGGGCATAGTCGGCGCCATACTAATGGCCATAGTAACGGCTGCGACGAGGGGCGTAATCCTAGCCGCGAACACGGTTCTAAGGCCGCATGCGCTGCCGATAATCAGCCCAGAGCTCGAGAAGATATTCATAAGCTGGCCTCAGCTAGCCATAGGTATGGGGTACCACGCGCACATAATTACAGCGCTATACTTCGCAGCCCCAGCGTACACAGCCGCCTTCATCGCAGCCTTCCTGTTGAAGGACGAGTGGCTGCGCAAATTCCTATTCCCAAGGGGGATAAACATTAGGGATCTGTCTGACCACCTGCTGCTAGTGCTGAGCTTCGCCACGGCCGTCATGGTCGCGGTGATAGCGCCCAGGATGGCTGCTAGCGGTGCACTAGTGCCGGGGCTCCAGGCGCTAGCCCCGCATATAGCAGTAGGGACCTTCTGGATAATCTACTCCCTAGCGATACGCGGGCTGGCATACCGCATCGTCGGCGCGGCACTAGGACTGCTATACGTGGTGATCTTCAACCACTACCCGAGGGAGGCCTTCCGGGACCTGTTCGAGGAGGACCCCTGGGTAAGCCTACTACGCTAACAGGGTAGTGCCGAGCCCAATAGGCTGAATGGTTTTTGCACCCACGTATCCGCTTAAGCTAGGCGTGGCCCCACCTGTTCCCCTGTGCAGGTCCTCAGTATGCCTCCAGGGGCCCTTGTTTACGCGGTAAGGGCTCATGATGTGTCTCTGGTTGTGCAGCCGCGAGCCTCTTAGCTGGTAGGGCCCACGGCTGTGCCTGGCACCAACTCCTCCCACCGGGGCCGGCTAGCTGCCTAGACAAGGGCTGTAGGGCTATGCTGTGGTTTGTGCTCACGACTGGCGCCTGTAACCTGCGCTGTAGGTACTGCGGCGGCGGGTTCCCGGCCGAGTACTCTCCGCCGCGCCCCCTGTACCGGGCCGAGGAGCTCGTGGAGACCATTGCGCGGCTTGACCCGGACCCGGTGGTCTTCTTCTACGGGGGCGAGCCCTTGCTGAACCCGAGGCTGATAATGGAGGTAATGGACCTCCTGCCGGGGGCCAGGTACGGGATACAGACGAACGGCCTCCTCTACCGCCGGCTCCCCGAGGAGTACTGGGCGAGGTTCAGCCGTGTCCTCCTCAGCATAGACGGCGTCGAGAAGGTCACGGACAAGTGGAGGGGCCGGGGCGTCTACCGCCGCGTGCTGGAGGCCCTAGGGTTCCTCCTGGAGCTGCGTAGGCGCCGTGGCGGCCCCAGGGTCCTGGTCGCCAGGATGGCGGCGACCCGTGACACCGTGATAGACCGTGACGTGCTCCACCTCCTCGGCCTCGGGTTCGACAAGGCCCACTGGCAGCTCGACGCTGTCTGGAGCGAGCCCTGGCCCCTAGGCGAGTGGGCCCGCGGGATATACCTCCCGGGGCTCCGGAGGCTCGCCGAGTGGGTCGCCCGGAGGCCCTGGGAGAGGCTCAGCAGGGTAGCCCCGTTCCACGGGATAGTCTCGGCGCTCTACAGCGGGGGCTACCGCTGGTACCCCTGCGGCGCTGGCCGCGGCGCGGTGGCGGTGAACACGGATGGGAGGATACTGGCGTGCCCGATAGCGGTCCGCGAGCAGTGGGCGGTGCTGGGTAGGCTGGGCGAGTGGAGCGGCAGGCTCGCGCCCAGCAGCATGCTGCCGGAGAGGTGCCGCCGGTGCAGCTACCTGCCCCTTTGCGGGGGCCGCTGCCTCTACGCCCAGCTGGAGTCGGATTACTGGCCCCGCGAGCTACTCGAGGAGCTGGACAGGGTGACCCGTAGGACTATAGACATTGTTCTCTCGGTCGTGGTGCCGGCGGTGGAGAGGGCTGTGGAGAAAGGGCTTATGAGCCCGGGTGACGTCTTCTACGACCCCCTGGAGGAGTCCACCGAGGTCATACCCTAGGGCTGCTCGTCCTCGTCCCCGCAGGTCTCTACCGCCTTGTCGGCGTAGTAGACGGCCTGCTGCACCAGGTACTTGATGGGGCCTAGGTAGCGGCGGGGGTCGAGCTCCTCGTAGAGCCTGGTGAGGCCGAAGTACTTGCCTATCCTGGGGTCCTCAGCCGCCACCTCGTAGAGGGGCTTCCCGGTCCTCGCGGCCTTCTCGGCGAGCTCCTTGGCTATCCGGTAGGCCTCGGAGCGCTTCATGCCGAGCTCCCTTATCAGCAGGTTCATCAGCGCCTCCGCCATTATGGCGCCGCGGCTCATCATGAGGTTCTCGTACATCCTCTCCGGGCTGAAGCGGAGCCTGCTTATCAGCTCCCAGGTGTCGTCGAGCATCTGGTCGATGGTCAGCAGGAGGTGTGGTATAATCACCCTCTCGGCGCTGCTGTTGCTGAGGTCGCGCTCGTGCCACAGTACTATGTTCTCGTAGAAGGCTAGTACTAGGCTCCGGGCTACCCGGGCGAGCCCGCTTATCCTCTCAGCGGTGACGGGGTTCGCCTTGTGGGGCATAGCGCTGCTGCCTAGCGTGCCGGTACGGTCCTCCCACATCTCCATTATCTCGGGCCTGGCCAGCTCCCGGACCTCGGTGGCGAAGCGGTCCAGCTGGCTCGCGAGGATGGCCAGGACCGAGGCTAGCTCGGCGAAGCCGTCGCGGGGCGCGACCTGCGTCGTTATGAGGTGGGGCTCGAGGCCCAGGTGCTGGCACACTATTTCGCGGATACGGAGCCCCTTGATGCCCCACGCGGCCATGGTGCCTACGGCGCCGCCTATCTTGGCGCGTATAGCCCTCTTCATAGCGTCGCAGAGCCGTTCGTGGCTCCGGGCTAGCTCGTAGACGTAGTTGGCCAGCTTGAAGCCGAGGGTTATGGGGAGGGCGTGCTGGCCGTGGGTACGCCCCACCATCACTATGTCCACGGTCTCCTCGGCCTTGGTGGCCAGGGCCTCGATGACCTTAGCCAACTTGCTCTCGATGATTATGAGGGCCTCGCGGAGTGTCAGCGCCCACGCGGTGTCTATTATGTCGTTGCTTGTGGCGCCGTAGTGTATCCACCGGGCGACCTCGTCCCCGCCCTTCTCGGCCAGCAGCTCTATGAGCGCTATAACCTCGTGGCCAGTCTTCTTCTCCCTCTCCGCTACCTCCTCCGGCGTTATCTTCTTCGCGGCCTCGCGTATCTTCACGGCGGCCTCGGGCGGGGCGAGCCCCACCTCAACGAGGGCGTCCATGAGCGCGATCTCGACGAGTATCATGTTCTTGAGTATCTCGCTGCGGGAGAGGACGTACTTCATCTTGGGGCTTCCGTAGCGCCAGTCGAAGACGCAGACGGAGTCGGGGCAGCTCTTGTAGTAGATGTCCTCGTCGAAGCCTATCAGGGTCAAGGCGTAGGGGCACCTCCCGCGGGGTCCAGGTGCCTAGGAGCATGGCGGCCCACAAACATGTGTGGCGGTGATGGGCTAGTCCATGGCCTCTACCGGTAGCCGAGCCTCGGCCCCGAGCCTCTCCGCGGCCCCGCGCGCCGCTAGGTAGCCGGTGGCTGCTGCTACGTTTATCCCGCGGCTCAGCCCAGCCCCGTCCCCCGCGGCGTATAGGCCTGGCATGCTCGTCTCCATGGTGGGCGTCTTTACGCGTACCCGGAGCGAGTAGTACTTCACCTCGGGCGCGTAGAGGAGCGTGTGCTTGCTCCACACTCCTGGCGCTAGGTCGTCGAGCCTCTCCAGGCCCTCGAGGATGTCTGTGAGGACCCGATAGGGCAGCGCCATGCCTATATCGCCCGGCGTGGCCTCCCGGAGAGTCGGCTCGACAACGCTCCTCTCTATACGGTCCCGTGTGCTCCTCCGCCCGGCTAGGAGGTCGCCGAGCCTCTGGACCAGGGGCTCGCCACCGCCCAGCTTAGTAGCCATCCTCGCTATGCTGCGGCCATACTCCAGCGCGTCCTCCATCGGGTCGGTTAGCTTTATTGTGACCAGGAAGGCGAAGTTCGTGTTCATGCTCCGGCGGGACGCGAAGGTCTCCCCGTTGACCCCGACCAGGCCGTCGCCGTAAACCTCCTTGACCACGTAGCCGCCCGGGTTGGTGCAGAACGTCCGCACCCTGTCGTCGAAGGTGCGTGTGTGGAATATGATCTTGGGGTCCCATACGACGCTCGTGAGAGGCTCCATCACCCGGTAGGGCACCTCCACGCGTACACCCACGTCGAGCGGCCCCGGCTCGGTCTCGAGGCCGAGGCGCCGTGCCTCCCGGGCGAGCCAGTGGGCCCCGCTACGGCCCGGCGCGAGTATCACAGTCCTGGCCTCTAGCTCGCCGCGGCTGGTCCTCAGGATGTAGCCGCCCCCGGGCCGGGGCTCGACACGCTCCACCCGGGTGAGCGTGTGCAGCCTGACACCCTTCTCCACGAGGTACACCGTCATAGCCTCTATGACCTTAACAGTGTTCTCTGTGCCCATGTGCCGCTGCCTTATCGGGATGAACCTGGCCCCGGCGCGTATCGCCTTCCTCTCTAGCTCGGAGACCCGGGAGGGGTCGGGCTCGAAGAGCCGGTCCCGGGGCGCCCCGAAGTAGAGGAACACCTGGTCCACGAGCTCTATCAGGCGCTGGGCCTCCTCCCAGCCGCCGACGAGCCGGTGGAGCTCGCCGCCCACGTCGGGCCTCAGGTTTATGATGCCGCTGCTGAGCGCCCCTGCGCCACCGACCCCCTGCATGATTGCGCAGGGCTTGCAGTTGGCGCAGCGGCCGGTCTCGCGTAGCGGGCACCGCCTCTGGGAGGCCCGTAGCCCCTCGTCCAGCAGGGCTACCCGTAGCCGGCCCCGCCCGGCCTCCCCGGCTAGGGCGAGGGCCGCGAATAGCCCGGCTGGGCCGGCGCCGACCACGGCTACGTCGTAGAGGGGCACCGCTTACTCCACCCCCTTCTCCCTGGAGAGGTTGATGGTGCACTCGACGTCCTCGCCCGTCCCCACCAGGGCCACGGGGACGCCTAGCTTGTCCTCGACCTCCTCTATCCAGGCACGGGCCTCCCTGGGCAGCTCCTCCCAGCGCCTACGGCACCTTGCCTCGGGGAACACACGATCGATCTTCGTCAGTGCCACGTCTGTGGCCGTGTTGGCGCGCACGGCGCGCAGAGCTAGCTCGAGGTTGAAGGGCGCTACCCGGCGGGGCCTCCCCGTGACGGTCCCGTACTCGGCCCAGCCCAGCTCCACGGCCTTCTCGTGGGGCAGCTCGCCGGGCAGGGGGCCCGAGCCAACACGGGTCACGTAGGCCTTGAGGACCACGGTTATCCTCTCCACGCTGCGGGGGCCTAGGCCCAGCTCGCTCAGCGCAGCAGCGGCGGTGGTGTCGCGGCTGGTGACGTAGGGGTAGGTGCCGTGGTAGAGGCTCAGCCAGTAGCCCTGCGACGCCTCCACCAGTATCAGCTCGCCCCTATCGAGAGCCTCGAGCATCTCGAGCTGGGTGTCAGTGACCAGGTCCTCTAGCTCCGGGTAGTCGCGTGCGAGGCGGAGCCTGCGGAGCACGCGTTCCACCATAGCCGCGCCTACGCCGGTCCCAGTGGAGCCAATGCGCTTCATGAGGTGCTGGTCGCTCCTCTCCCGGGCCACGTGCTCCGAGGTTATGACGCCCGTGTTGTAGTCCAGCCATATCCTGCCCCGGAGCCCTAGGGCCTCGACCTCGGAGAGGAAGACCTCGAGGTCTACGAGGGCGCCGCGGGCTATGTAGAGCCGGGTCCCGGGGTTGAGGAAGCTGCTCGGGGAGGCGCGGAGCTTCCACACCCGGCCCCTGTGCACGACCGTGTGGCCCGCGTTAGTGGCCCCGGTGCGGGCGCTCCCCCAGGGCCTCCGGGACAGAGCCAGATAGGCGGCTACGCGGCCCTTCCCCTCGTCGCCGAAGAAGCCCCCAACCACTATGTGGACGGGCACAGGGTTCCCAAGCTCTTGTGTCGCTAAGGCGGCTCAGCACTCTATATAACGTTTTCTAACGTGTGCTACCAGAACACGATATTGCATCACGCCATGTAAAAACACGTATATGGGTTGCAGTGCAGCCCGGGAGAAAGCCGCAGCAGCCCAGCGGCTAGCCGAACACGTAGGCTATACCTGTCTCCCCCATCACCGGCCGCTTCTCCAGCAGCCTGGAGGCGAGGCCCGGTAGCCCCGTCCCGGGCAGCGCCCCGATATAGTCCAGGAACGGGCCCAGATCCCTCACCACGACCAGCATACGGCCAGGCTCCGGCACGTAGACGAGACGGGGCCCCGGTGGCGACGCCAGGAACCCGTACCGCACAACAACCCTGCTAGTAGTGCTCAGCAGGAGCAGACCTGGGCACTTAAACGAGTCCATAAGCTCCTGGAACCGGTACGGCAGCCCCTCTAGGTTCCTCTGTATATCCTCTAGCC
The window above is part of the Pyrodictium abyssi genome. Proteins encoded here:
- a CDS encoding TIGR04084 family radical SAM/SPASM domain-containing protein — protein: MLWFVLTTGACNLRCRYCGGGFPAEYSPPRPLYRAEELVETIARLDPDPVVFFYGGEPLLNPRLIMEVMDLLPGARYGIQTNGLLYRRLPEEYWARFSRVLLSIDGVEKVTDKWRGRGVYRRVLEALGFLLELRRRRGGPRVLVARMAATRDTVIDRDVLHLLGLGFDKAHWQLDAVWSEPWPLGEWARGIYLPGLRRLAEWVARRPWERLSRVAPFHGIVSALYSGGYRWYPCGAGRGAVAVNTDGRILACPIAVREQWAVLGRLGEWSGRLAPSSMLPERCRRCSYLPLCGGRCLYAQLESDYWPRELLEELDRVTRRTIDIVLSVVVPAVERAVEKGLMSPGDVFYDPLEESTEVIP
- the purB gene encoding adenylosuccinate lyase → MTLIGFDEDIYYKSCPDSVCVFDWRYGSPKMKYVLSRSEILKNMILVEIALMDALVEVGLAPPEAAVKIREAAKKITPEEVAEREKKTGHEVIALIELLAEKGGDEVARWIHYGATSNDIIDTAWALTLREALIIIESKLAKVIEALATKAEETVDIVMVGRTHGQHALPITLGFKLANYVYELARSHERLCDAMKRAIRAKIGGAVGTMAAWGIKGLRIREIVCQHLGLEPHLITTQVAPRDGFAELASVLAILASQLDRFATEVRELARPEIMEMWEDRTGTLGSSAMPHKANPVTAERISGLARVARSLVLAFYENIVLWHERDLSNSSAERVIIPHLLLTIDQMLDDTWELISRLRFSPERMYENLMMSRGAIMAEALMNLLIRELGMKRSEAYRIAKELAEKAARTGKPLYEVAAEDPRIGKYFGLTRLYEELDPRRYLGPIKYLVQQAVYYADKAVETCGDEDEQP
- a CDS encoding NAD(P)/FAD-dependent oxidoreductase, whose translation is MPLYDVAVVGAGPAGLFAALALAGEAGRGRLRVALLDEGLRASQRRCPLRETGRCANCKPCAIMQGVGGAGALSSGIINLRPDVGGELHRLVGGWEEAQRLIELVDQVFLYFGAPRDRLFEPDPSRVSELERKAIRAGARFIPIRQRHMGTENTVKVIEAMTVYLVEKGVRLHTLTRVERVEPRPGGGYILRTSRGELEARTVILAPGRSGAHWLAREARRLGLETEPGPLDVGVRVEVPYRVMEPLTSVVWDPKIIFHTRTFDDRVRTFCTNPGGYVVKEVYGDGLVGVNGETFASRRSMNTNFAFLVTIKLTDPMEDALEYGRSIARMATKLGGGEPLVQRLGDLLAGRRSTRDRIERSVVEPTLREATPGDIGMALPYRVLTDILEGLERLDDLAPGVWSKHTLLYAPEVKYYSLRVRVKTPTMETSMPGLYAAGDGAGLSRGINVAAATGYLAARGAAERLGAEARLPVEAMD
- a CDS encoding adenylosuccinate synthetase is translated as MPVHIVVGGFFGDEGKGRVAAYLALSRRPWGSARTGATNAGHTVVHRGRVWKLRASPSSFLNPGTRLYIARGALVDLEVFLSEVEALGLRGRIWLDYNTGVITSEHVARERSDQHLMKRIGSTGTGVGAAMVERVLRRLRLARDYPELEDLVTDTQLEMLEALDRGELILVEASQGYWLSLYHGTYPYVTSRDTTAAAALSELGLGPRSVERITVVLKAYVTRVGSGPLPGELPHEKAVELGWAEYGTVTGRPRRVAPFNLELALRAVRANTATDVALTKIDRVFPEARCRRRWEELPREARAWIEEVEDKLGVPVALVGTGEDVECTINLSREKGVE